A region of the Chlamydia felis Fe/C-56 genome:
GGCTGGGACCGGCAAGCCCCGATCAAGGGTAGCTAAAGCTTCTTGTGCAAAGTCTTCGAAATGTTTTAACCACATTTGCGTGTTGGCTGTATCGAAATTGTACTCACTCCAAGCTTTTTCAGATGCTTGCGTAATATCTCCATAAGTCAGTTCATTGTTCCAAAGCACATCAAAAATAGAGTTTTTTTTCTGCAAATACATCGCGATTCGCTCAACGCCATAAGTAATCTCACCGCTAATTGCGTCGAGAGGCTTGCTTCCTATAGCCTGAAAGTAAGTCAACTGGGTAATTTCCATCCCATTTAGCCACACTTCCCAGCCTAAACCCCAAGCTCCAATCGTAGGATTTTCCCAATCATCATGAACAAAACGAATGTCATGCTCTCGAAGATCGAGACCAATAATTTGCAAAGACTCCTTGTATAAAGAAAGAAAATGTTTGGGGACGGGTTTAAGAATTACTTGAAGCTGATGATAGTTTTGAAGACGGTTAGGGTGCATACCATAGCGACCGTCTTGAGGACGCCTAGAGGGCTCTACATACGCTGTTTTATACGGCTCAGGTCCTAAAGCACGCAAAAACGTCGCTGGATTAAATGTCCCTGCTCCTACCTCTAGATCATACCCTTGATGAATCACGCACCCCTGTTCATTCCAGAACTGCAAAATTTTAGCAATCATCGCTTGTAAGGTAAGAGGTTGAGACATAGTAAAACTCCGATCAAAAATGGAATCTAAGAAAGTTTATAGTTATTTAAACGATAACATTTGAAAATAAGGATTTTTCTAGGAATTCAAGACAAAGATACCACTGTAAATAAAAACAAACAATACTAAGAGAAAACTCGGCGTCATTCTACAGAAAATAGTTTTTTTAACATTATAACATTCGGTGCTTGCGCTCTAATTCTTATCTATTTAATTTGTCTTTTAGGCATTAGTTTTGTGCTAAGATTCCTGTTTAAGTAATTTTTTTAATGAGGGATGGGGTGGGACTGCCTAATTATCTAACTTTTTCCCGGCTATTTATAACGCCAATTTTCATGTTACTTTACCTTAAAGGAAAGTGGCTTGGAATTACTCCCGTAGTTCTTCCATATGTTCTACTTGCTCTTTTAGGTCTCTCAGAGCTTACTGATGCTATCGATGGCTACATAGCTAGAAAATTTTCTCAAGTTACAGATTTAGGGAAACTTCTTGATCCCATGGCTGATAGCATTTATCGGATTTCTCTATATCTGACATTCACTCAACCACCAGTAAATTTACCTCTCATTCTGGTTTTCATTTTCCTGGCTAGAGATTCTGTAATTAGTACATTACGTACTGTATGTGCTTTTCGAGGAGTCGTTCTTGCTGCTAGAGCGAGTG
Encoded here:
- the pgsA gene encoding CDP-diacylglycerol--glycerol-3-phosphate 3-phosphatidyltransferase translates to MGLPNYLTFSRLFITPIFMLLYLKGKWLGITPVVLPYVLLALLGLSELTDAIDGYIARKFSQVTDLGKLLDPMADSIYRISLYLTFTQPPVNLPLILVFIFLARDSVISTLRTVCAFRGVVLAARASGKLKAILQGISFLLILLAMIPHSLGMISEGDLELFASVVGSIVAIYSVCSGVEYFWVNKNHVLQRAKIKPGDHNREL